The following are from one region of the Meleagris gallopavo isolate NT-WF06-2002-E0010 breed Aviagen turkey brand Nicholas breeding stock chromosome 21, Turkey_5.1, whole genome shotgun sequence genome:
- the YWHAE gene encoding 14-3-3 protein epsilon isoform X1, protein MVESMKKVAGMDVELTVEERNLLSVAYKNVIGARRASWRIISSIEQKEENKGGEDKLKMIREYRQMVETELKLICCDILDVLDKHLIPAANTGESKVFYYKMKGDYHRYLAEFATGNDRKEAAENSLVAYKAASDIAMTELPPTHPIRLGLALNFSVFYYEILNSPDRACRLAKAAFDDAIAELDTLSEESYKDSTLIMQLLRDNLTLWTSDMQGDGEEQNKEALQDVEDENQ, encoded by the exons ATGGTTGAATCAATGAAGAAAGTGGCTGGAATGGATGTGGAGTTGACagtggaagaaagaaacctgcttTCTGTTGCATATAAAAACGTGATTGGAGCCAGAAGAGCTTCCTGGAGAATAATCAGCAGCAttgaacagaaagaagaaaacaaaggaggagaagataaattaaaaatgattcGGGAATATCGGCAAATG gttGAGACTGAACTGAAGTTAATCTGTTGTGACATTCTGGATGTACTGGACAAACACCTCATTCCAGCAGCTAACACTGGCGAGTCCAAGGTTTTCTATTACAAAAT GAAGGGGGACTACCATAGGTATCTGGCTGAGTTTGCCACAGGGAATGACAGGAAGGAGGCTGCAGAGAACAGCTTGGTGGCTTACAAGGCTGCTAGTGATATTGCAATGACAGAACTCCCACCAACACATCCTATCCGCCTAGGACTTGCCCTCAACTTCTCTGTATTCTACTATGAAATTCTTAATTCTCCTGATCGTGCCTGCAG GTTGGCGAAAGCAGCTTTTGATGATGCTATTGCAGAACTGGATACGCTGAGTGAAGAAAGCTATAAGGACTCTACACTTATCATGCAGTTGTTACGTGATAACCTGACACTATGGACTTCAGACATGCAGGGTGATG GTGAAGAACAGAATAAAGAAGCGCTGCAGGATGTGGAAGATGAAAACCAGTGA
- the YWHAE gene encoding 14-3-3 protein epsilon isoform X2 — MVESMKKVAGMDVELTVEERNLLSVAYKNVIGARRASWRIISSIEQKEENKGGEDKLKMIREYRQMVETELKLICCDILDVLDKHLIPAANTGESKVFYYKMKGDYHRYLAEFATGNDRKEAAENSLVAYKAASDIAMTELPPTHPIRLGLALNFSVFYYEILNSPDRACRLAKAAFDDAIAELDTLSEESYKDSTLIMQLLRDNLTLWTSDMQGDDS; from the exons ATGGTTGAATCAATGAAGAAAGTGGCTGGAATGGATGTGGAGTTGACagtggaagaaagaaacctgcttTCTGTTGCATATAAAAACGTGATTGGAGCCAGAAGAGCTTCCTGGAGAATAATCAGCAGCAttgaacagaaagaagaaaacaaaggaggagaagataaattaaaaatgattcGGGAATATCGGCAAATG gttGAGACTGAACTGAAGTTAATCTGTTGTGACATTCTGGATGTACTGGACAAACACCTCATTCCAGCAGCTAACACTGGCGAGTCCAAGGTTTTCTATTACAAAAT GAAGGGGGACTACCATAGGTATCTGGCTGAGTTTGCCACAGGGAATGACAGGAAGGAGGCTGCAGAGAACAGCTTGGTGGCTTACAAGGCTGCTAGTGATATTGCAATGACAGAACTCCCACCAACACATCCTATCCGCCTAGGACTTGCCCTCAACTTCTCTGTATTCTACTATGAAATTCTTAATTCTCCTGATCGTGCCTGCAG GTTGGCGAAAGCAGCTTTTGATGATGCTATTGCAGAACTGGATACGCTGAGTGAAGAAAGCTATAAGGACTCTACACTTATCATGCAGTTGTTACGTGATAACCTGACACTATGGACTTCAGACATGCAGGGTGATG ATTCCTAA